A region from the Cannabis sativa cultivar Pink pepper isolate KNU-18-1 chromosome 9, ASM2916894v1, whole genome shotgun sequence genome encodes:
- the LOC115713091 gene encoding SUPPRESSOR OF ABI3-5 isoform X1, which yields MDPGRYGLQQGWDNNSALEGYGAVHEPNFRIGGSYDDRRFLDERYSRDNIYPRNAFHRDIINRDNYPPPPPPHPHVGIWPQSRRRSYEEEFPIDRESRRHEKPYNDPYHEMDTFHEPELDTFKEFDEFRDGYRNIENYRDIGFDKSARVGGRDQDEYAHDDYDHRSRASHQSSREDSRERDYDYGRNSYDSDYDRGGRKDGNWRRRESRDRERDQSPYKRHDRERDHSPCRRHERSRSRGRDDNGHTRSRSPRGRSHGRSHREDSSDDARHERHERFERRRDREEKRQRDHYSVAPSATVVVKGLSQKTTEEDLYQILAEWGPLRHVRVIKERNSGISRGFAFIDFPSVGAARAMMEKLGDDGLVVDGRKLFFEYSSKPTGGAGGALGQEGSTKVGNHRSVTVPSDWMCISCGYINFARRTSCFQCNEARSEDAPPADISQSNPTPLGKKGLEAGPTHVLVVRGLDENADEEMLRYEFSKHAPIKDLRLVRDKFTHVSRGFAFVHFHSVEDATKALETTNGTTLEKNGQILRVAYAKSILGPGSGTSGHSQSSSLAAAAIEAAAFSQQYDAVGWAPKEYNPDDKQSVGGLGQSGGDIVVQKEGSAPQSGFVWDEASGYYYDAASGFYYDGNTGLYYDSNNGIWYSYDDQAQQYIPCTDQNDNKTMASQSELSKISDGSNDRKVVISAPATTSISEKGSSLPDVVQAAATAAIAAEKKEKEKLKEIKLASKSSILANKKKMNNVLSMWKQRSHEGQTTRVALDDGQPTVSTEDRALYGGQASKNKFKSDVLSVKENVTTSSGLPTPVLSSQNSRPVSNSLGGSLMGVIRGSGRGVTKSEPSSYGLSTGVTTSMVSTANVDGSVLLANQEIPHVVTSFKTDASALGSYTPPVSAGSGKRRFSEMPLPVGPGQKEQFQTTYRDRAAERRSLYGSSLSVGDNSSDLGLGDATRDFVPRKGSLDPMPFPPGVGGGRPAGDASVSSYEVITTEKAIDESNVGNRMLRSMGWHEGLVRVTCWFHLCSCMLICTYTCLFLLSVSFCVLCLCFNEMIVALIVGFNWLHYLTSLLMNGNIFLFLYIG from the exons ATGGATCCGGGTCGCTATGGTCTTCAGCAAGGATGGGATAATAACAGC GCTCTGGAGGGGTATGGTGCAGTTCACGAACCAAACTTTCG GATTGGTGGGTCATATGATGACAGAAGGTTTTTAGATGAAAGATACTCAAGGGATAACATATATCCGAGAAATGCATTTCATCGTGACATTATTAATAGGGATAATTACCCACCCCCACCCCCACCTCATCCTCATGTTGGTATTTGGCCACAGTCAAGAAGGAGAAGTTATGAAGAAGAATTCCCAATTGATAGGGAATCAAGGCGACATGAGAAACCATACAATGATCCATATCATGAAATGGATACTTTTCATGAGCCTGAGCTTGATACTTTTAAGGAATTTGACGAATTTCGGGATGGCTATCGAAATATTGAAAACTATCGTGATATTGGATTTGACAAATCTGCTAGGGTAGGGGGACGTGATCAGGATGAGTATGCACATGATGATTATGATCATAGGTCTCGTGCTTCCCATCAAAGTAGTAGGGAGGACAGTCGTGAAAGAGACTATGACTATGGTCGGAATAGTTATGATTCTGATTATGATAGAGGTGGTAGGAAAGATGGTAATTGGAGGAGGCGGGAATCGCGTGATCGAGAAAGAGATCAAAGTCCCTACAAAAGGCATGATAGGGAAAGAGATCACAGTCCATGTAGAAGGCATGAACGTTCTCGGTCTCGTGGACGTGATGACAATGGCCATACTAGATCAAGATCTCCTCGTGGTCGTAGCCATGGTCGAAGTCATCGAGAGGACAGCTCTGATGATGCTAGGCATGAAAGACATGAAAGGTTTGAGAGGCGACGTGACCGTGAAGAGAAGCGTCAGCGTGATCACTACTCTGTG GCACCATCAGCTACTGTCGTTGTGAAGGGTCTTTCACAAAAAACAACTGAAGAAGATCTTTATCAGATCCTC GCTGAATGGGGTCCTCTTCGTCATGTTCGAGTTATAAAGGAGCGAAACTCTGGCATATCACGGGGATTTGCTTTTATTGATTTCCCTTCTGTG GGAGCTGCACGTGCTATGATGGAGAAGCTTGGAGATGACGGTCTTGTTGTTGATGGCAGGAAGCTTTTCTTTGAGTATAG TAGTAAGCCAACTGGAGGGGCTGGTGGAGCACTTGGGCAAGAAGGATCCACCAAAGTGGGTAACCATAGAAGCGTCACAGTGCCATCTGATTGGATGTGTATTAGTTGTGGCTACATTAATTTTGCACGGAGGACATCTTGTTTTCAG TGTAATGAAGCACGATCTGAAGATGCTCCCCCCGCAGACATTTCTCAGTCAAATCCAACACCTTTGGGAAAAAAAGGATTAGAAGCTG GTCCTACTCATGTATTGGTTGTTCGTGGACTGGATGAAAATGCCGATGAAGAAATGCTTCGTTATGAATTTTCCAAGCATGCTCCGATTAAG GACCTTCGCCTTGTTAGAGACAAATTTACTCATGTTTCAAGGGGGTTTGCATTTGTACACTTTCATTCG GTGGAAGATGCTACAAAAGCTCTAGAAACAACAAATGGGACAACACTCGAAAAGAATGGCCAGATTTTGAGAGTAGCATACGCAAAAAGCATTCTTGGTCCAGGATCAGGAACATCAGGACATTCACAGTCCAGTAGCCTTGCGGCCGCTGCAATTGAGGCAGCGGCATTTTCTCAACAG tATGATGCTGTTGGATGGGCACCAAAAGAATACAATCCAGATGACAAGCAATCTGTTGGAGGACTGGGGCAAAGTGGTGGGGATATTGTTGTCCAAAAAGAGGGCTCGGCTCCACAATCTGGTTTTGTTTGGGATGAAGCATCTGGGTATTATTACGATGCTGCTTCTGGCTTCTACTATGATGGAAATACAG GTCTTTATTATGATAGTAATAATGGGATTTGGTATTCGTATGATGACCAAGCACAACAGTACATCCCTTGCACAGATCAAAATGACAACAAAACGATGGCTAGTCAATCTGAGCTTTCCAAAATATCAGATGGTTCTAATGACAGGAAAGTAGTGATTTCTGCTCCGGCTACTACCTCAATATCAGAGAAGGGATCATCATTACCAGATGTTGTCCAGGCTGCTGCAACTGCAGCAatagcagcagaaaaaaaagagaaagaaaagttAAAAGAGATTAAGTTGGCGTCAAAAAGCAGTATTCTagcaaataaaaagaaaatgaataatgtatTGTCAATGTGGAAACAGAGGAGTCATGAAGGCCAAACAACTCGTGTGGCTTTGGATGACGGTCAGCCAACTGTATCAACTGAAGATAGAGCTCTTTATGGTGGTCAGGCCTCAAAGAACAAGTTTAAGAGTGACGTGTTGAGTGTGAAAGAGAATGTAACGACAAGTTCAGGACTTCCTACTCCTGTTTTGTCTTCCCAGAATTCAAGACCTGTGAGTAACAGTTTGGGTGGAAGTTTGATGGGTGTCATAAGGGGTTCTGGAAGAGGAGTGACAAAATCAGAACCTTCATCTTATGGATTGTCAACTGGAGTCACTACCTCTATGGTTTCCACTGCAAATGTGGATGGATCAGTTCTGTTGGCTAATCAAGAGATACCACATGTTGTTACATCCTTTAAAACAGATGCATCTGCATTGGGGTCTTATACACCACCTGTTTCTGCTGGGAGTGGAAAAAGAAGGTTCTCTGAAATGCCTCTTCCTGTAGGTCCTGGTCAAAAGGAACAGTTTCAGACAACTTATAGAGATCGTGCTGCTGAGAGGAGGAGCCTCTATGGCTCGTCACTATCTGTAGGAGATAATTCATCCGACCTTGGTTTAGGGGATGCga CTCGAGATTTTGTTCCAAGGAAGGGTTCATTGGATCCAATGCCTTTTCCTCCTGGTGTTGGTGGAGGACGTCCTGCTGGTGATGCAAGCGTAAGCAGCTATGAGGTGATCACAACAGAAAAAGCAATTGATGAAAGTAATGTAGGCAATCGAATGCTCCGCAGCATGGGATGGCATGAGGGACTGGTAAGAGTGACTTGCTGGTTTCATTTGTGTAGCTGTATGCTCATCTGCACTTACACCTGTTTATTTTTGCTTTCAGTATCCTTCTGTGTTTTATGTCTTTGTTTCAATGAAATGATTGTAGCTTTAATAGTTGGTTTTAACTGGCTACATTATTTAACGTCTTTGTTAATGAAtggaaatatatttttgttCCTTTACATTGGGTga
- the LOC115713091 gene encoding SUPPRESSOR OF ABI3-5 isoform X2: MDPGRYGLQQGWDNNSALEGYGAVHEPNFRIGGSYDDRRFLDERYSRDNIYPRNAFHRDIINRDNYPPPPPPHPHVGIWPQSRRRSYEEEFPIDRESRRHEKPYNDPYHEMDTFHEPELDTFKEFDEFRDGYRNIENYRDIGFDKSARVGGRDQDEYAHDDYDHRSRASHQSSREDSRERDYDYGRNSYDSDYDRGGRKDGNWRRRESRDRERDQSPYKRHDRERDHSPCRRHERSRSRGRDDNGHTRSRSPRGRSHGRSHREDSSDDARHERHERFERRRDREEKRQRDHYSVAPSATVVVKGLSQKTTEEDLYQILAEWGPLRHVRVIKERNSGISRGFAFIDFPSVGAARAMMEKLGDDGLVVDGRKLFFEYSKPTGGAGGALGQEGSTKVGNHRSVTVPSDWMCISCGYINFARRTSCFQCNEARSEDAPPADISQSNPTPLGKKGLEAGPTHVLVVRGLDENADEEMLRYEFSKHAPIKDLRLVRDKFTHVSRGFAFVHFHSVEDATKALETTNGTTLEKNGQILRVAYAKSILGPGSGTSGHSQSSSLAAAAIEAAAFSQQYDAVGWAPKEYNPDDKQSVGGLGQSGGDIVVQKEGSAPQSGFVWDEASGYYYDAASGFYYDGNTGLYYDSNNGIWYSYDDQAQQYIPCTDQNDNKTMASQSELSKISDGSNDRKVVISAPATTSISEKGSSLPDVVQAAATAAIAAEKKEKEKLKEIKLASKSSILANKKKMNNVLSMWKQRSHEGQTTRVALDDGQPTVSTEDRALYGGQASKNKFKSDVLSVKENVTTSSGLPTPVLSSQNSRPVSNSLGGSLMGVIRGSGRGVTKSEPSSYGLSTGVTTSMVSTANVDGSVLLANQEIPHVVTSFKTDASALGSYTPPVSAGSGKRRFSEMPLPVGPGQKEQFQTTYRDRAAERRSLYGSSLSVGDNSSDLGLGDATRDFVPRKGSLDPMPFPPGVGGGRPAGDASVSSYEVITTEKAIDESNVGNRMLRSMGWHEGLVRVTCWFHLCSCMLICTYTCLFLLSVSFCVLCLCFNEMIVALIVGFNWLHYLTSLLMNGNIFLFLYIG, from the exons ATGGATCCGGGTCGCTATGGTCTTCAGCAAGGATGGGATAATAACAGC GCTCTGGAGGGGTATGGTGCAGTTCACGAACCAAACTTTCG GATTGGTGGGTCATATGATGACAGAAGGTTTTTAGATGAAAGATACTCAAGGGATAACATATATCCGAGAAATGCATTTCATCGTGACATTATTAATAGGGATAATTACCCACCCCCACCCCCACCTCATCCTCATGTTGGTATTTGGCCACAGTCAAGAAGGAGAAGTTATGAAGAAGAATTCCCAATTGATAGGGAATCAAGGCGACATGAGAAACCATACAATGATCCATATCATGAAATGGATACTTTTCATGAGCCTGAGCTTGATACTTTTAAGGAATTTGACGAATTTCGGGATGGCTATCGAAATATTGAAAACTATCGTGATATTGGATTTGACAAATCTGCTAGGGTAGGGGGACGTGATCAGGATGAGTATGCACATGATGATTATGATCATAGGTCTCGTGCTTCCCATCAAAGTAGTAGGGAGGACAGTCGTGAAAGAGACTATGACTATGGTCGGAATAGTTATGATTCTGATTATGATAGAGGTGGTAGGAAAGATGGTAATTGGAGGAGGCGGGAATCGCGTGATCGAGAAAGAGATCAAAGTCCCTACAAAAGGCATGATAGGGAAAGAGATCACAGTCCATGTAGAAGGCATGAACGTTCTCGGTCTCGTGGACGTGATGACAATGGCCATACTAGATCAAGATCTCCTCGTGGTCGTAGCCATGGTCGAAGTCATCGAGAGGACAGCTCTGATGATGCTAGGCATGAAAGACATGAAAGGTTTGAGAGGCGACGTGACCGTGAAGAGAAGCGTCAGCGTGATCACTACTCTGTG GCACCATCAGCTACTGTCGTTGTGAAGGGTCTTTCACAAAAAACAACTGAAGAAGATCTTTATCAGATCCTC GCTGAATGGGGTCCTCTTCGTCATGTTCGAGTTATAAAGGAGCGAAACTCTGGCATATCACGGGGATTTGCTTTTATTGATTTCCCTTCTGTG GGAGCTGCACGTGCTATGATGGAGAAGCTTGGAGATGACGGTCTTGTTGTTGATGGCAGGAAGCTTTTCTTTGAGTATAG TAAGCCAACTGGAGGGGCTGGTGGAGCACTTGGGCAAGAAGGATCCACCAAAGTGGGTAACCATAGAAGCGTCACAGTGCCATCTGATTGGATGTGTATTAGTTGTGGCTACATTAATTTTGCACGGAGGACATCTTGTTTTCAG TGTAATGAAGCACGATCTGAAGATGCTCCCCCCGCAGACATTTCTCAGTCAAATCCAACACCTTTGGGAAAAAAAGGATTAGAAGCTG GTCCTACTCATGTATTGGTTGTTCGTGGACTGGATGAAAATGCCGATGAAGAAATGCTTCGTTATGAATTTTCCAAGCATGCTCCGATTAAG GACCTTCGCCTTGTTAGAGACAAATTTACTCATGTTTCAAGGGGGTTTGCATTTGTACACTTTCATTCG GTGGAAGATGCTACAAAAGCTCTAGAAACAACAAATGGGACAACACTCGAAAAGAATGGCCAGATTTTGAGAGTAGCATACGCAAAAAGCATTCTTGGTCCAGGATCAGGAACATCAGGACATTCACAGTCCAGTAGCCTTGCGGCCGCTGCAATTGAGGCAGCGGCATTTTCTCAACAG tATGATGCTGTTGGATGGGCACCAAAAGAATACAATCCAGATGACAAGCAATCTGTTGGAGGACTGGGGCAAAGTGGTGGGGATATTGTTGTCCAAAAAGAGGGCTCGGCTCCACAATCTGGTTTTGTTTGGGATGAAGCATCTGGGTATTATTACGATGCTGCTTCTGGCTTCTACTATGATGGAAATACAG GTCTTTATTATGATAGTAATAATGGGATTTGGTATTCGTATGATGACCAAGCACAACAGTACATCCCTTGCACAGATCAAAATGACAACAAAACGATGGCTAGTCAATCTGAGCTTTCCAAAATATCAGATGGTTCTAATGACAGGAAAGTAGTGATTTCTGCTCCGGCTACTACCTCAATATCAGAGAAGGGATCATCATTACCAGATGTTGTCCAGGCTGCTGCAACTGCAGCAatagcagcagaaaaaaaagagaaagaaaagttAAAAGAGATTAAGTTGGCGTCAAAAAGCAGTATTCTagcaaataaaaagaaaatgaataatgtatTGTCAATGTGGAAACAGAGGAGTCATGAAGGCCAAACAACTCGTGTGGCTTTGGATGACGGTCAGCCAACTGTATCAACTGAAGATAGAGCTCTTTATGGTGGTCAGGCCTCAAAGAACAAGTTTAAGAGTGACGTGTTGAGTGTGAAAGAGAATGTAACGACAAGTTCAGGACTTCCTACTCCTGTTTTGTCTTCCCAGAATTCAAGACCTGTGAGTAACAGTTTGGGTGGAAGTTTGATGGGTGTCATAAGGGGTTCTGGAAGAGGAGTGACAAAATCAGAACCTTCATCTTATGGATTGTCAACTGGAGTCACTACCTCTATGGTTTCCACTGCAAATGTGGATGGATCAGTTCTGTTGGCTAATCAAGAGATACCACATGTTGTTACATCCTTTAAAACAGATGCATCTGCATTGGGGTCTTATACACCACCTGTTTCTGCTGGGAGTGGAAAAAGAAGGTTCTCTGAAATGCCTCTTCCTGTAGGTCCTGGTCAAAAGGAACAGTTTCAGACAACTTATAGAGATCGTGCTGCTGAGAGGAGGAGCCTCTATGGCTCGTCACTATCTGTAGGAGATAATTCATCCGACCTTGGTTTAGGGGATGCga CTCGAGATTTTGTTCCAAGGAAGGGTTCATTGGATCCAATGCCTTTTCCTCCTGGTGTTGGTGGAGGACGTCCTGCTGGTGATGCAAGCGTAAGCAGCTATGAGGTGATCACAACAGAAAAAGCAATTGATGAAAGTAATGTAGGCAATCGAATGCTCCGCAGCATGGGATGGCATGAGGGACTGGTAAGAGTGACTTGCTGGTTTCATTTGTGTAGCTGTATGCTCATCTGCACTTACACCTGTTTATTTTTGCTTTCAGTATCCTTCTGTGTTTTATGTCTTTGTTTCAATGAAATGATTGTAGCTTTAATAGTTGGTTTTAACTGGCTACATTATTTAACGTCTTTGTTAATGAAtggaaatatatttttgttCCTTTACATTGGGTga